A single genomic interval of Chloroflexota bacterium harbors:
- a CDS encoding AAA family ATPase, with translation MDGIDTDVVDSAGALKLALGQYPHWVAVLDASISEEVLPDIRQALRAGSVPTLVLVPPGEAEQVRGDSILGARDECATKPIESDELAVLVKALMIRSGYQPKSDAFRHAASQANGAPGRLIVVAHAKGGVGASTVATNLAVGLARTGQPRTLLVDADLWYGDIGVLMDLKPTATIFRAVDTWTGQEFDEWELRKVPAAHKSGVSVLMRPDDPALVEQLDMALAVKAIARYTTLFDFVVVDTAPSLSELTLDLMDSADEIVLVATSDVSALHNTRRFLDIAERVGYLTKIVLVVNRADTGVSTDLVEQHLHVPAAVSLPSAGRLVVDAANRGMPVLYQDQEPDHQFARDLIRLVEVVAGRTLAPPPPTAKRGIAFWRRGPR, from the coding sequence ATGGACGGCATCGATACCGATGTCGTGGATTCGGCCGGGGCGCTTAAGCTCGCACTCGGACAATACCCGCATTGGGTTGCAGTCCTGGACGCGAGCATCTCGGAGGAAGTGCTTCCCGACATCCGGCAGGCCTTGCGCGCAGGGTCGGTGCCGACGCTCGTGCTCGTCCCGCCGGGCGAAGCCGAACAGGTGCGGGGCGACTCAATTCTTGGCGCGCGCGATGAATGCGCAACGAAGCCGATCGAATCAGACGAGCTGGCCGTACTGGTCAAAGCCTTGATGATTCGCAGCGGTTACCAGCCGAAAAGTGACGCTTTCCGGCACGCCGCGTCGCAGGCCAACGGCGCGCCCGGCCGGCTCATCGTCGTCGCTCACGCCAAAGGGGGTGTCGGCGCCAGCACCGTGGCCACGAATTTGGCTGTCGGCCTTGCTCGCACCGGCCAACCGCGAACCTTACTCGTGGATGCCGACCTCTGGTACGGCGATATCGGCGTTCTCATGGACCTCAAGCCCACGGCGACGATTTTTCGGGCCGTAGACACGTGGACGGGGCAAGAGTTCGACGAATGGGAGCTGAGGAAAGTGCCGGCGGCCCATAAGTCGGGGGTGTCCGTGCTGATGCGACCGGACGATCCCGCCTTGGTCGAACAGCTCGATATGGCCCTTGCCGTCAAGGCGATTGCCCGCTACACGACACTCTTCGACTTCGTCGTTGTCGACACGGCGCCCAGCCTCAGCGAGCTCACCCTGGATCTGATGGATTCGGCGGACGAGATCGTTCTGGTCGCCACCTCGGACGTGAGCGCACTCCACAACACCCGGAGATTCCTCGACATTGCGGAGCGAGTCGGGTATCTGACCAAGATCGTGCTCGTCGTCAACCGCGCGGATACTGGCGTGAGCACCGATCTCGTCGAACAGCACCTGCACGTGCCGGCCGCCGTGTCGCTCCCCAGCGCCGGGCGCCTGGTTGTCGACGCGGCCAATCGCGGCATGCCCGTGCTCTATCAGGACCAGGAACCCGATCACCAATTTGCGCGCGACCTCATTCGGCTGGTCGAGGTCGTCGCCGGCCGAACGCTGGCGCCCCCACCACCGACCGCCAAGCGGGGAATCGCGTTCTGGCGACGCGGCCCGCGGTAA